A single window of Chloracidobacterium thermophilum B DNA harbors:
- a CDS encoding PH domain-containing protein, whose protein sequence is MTEWTPETVIAASVAGEAPQTTPEAFSALEPEVIALWRLNGGIEWAILLSVTFVIITVGSIMLSLGLWFWALLAAWVLALVVAVVQTIWYPPLAYRYSAYRITDRVIEVRHGVWFRESRLIPLSRIQHIDLRQGLFERSYGLATLVFHTAGMHESSTPLPGLAAGKAAALRDQLIGQLHHRPLPASVTPPDAPETTNGDATL, encoded by the coding sequence ATGACGGAATGGACACCGGAGACGGTTATAGCAGCGTCAGTAGCCGGGGAAGCTCCACAGACAACACCGGAGGCTTTCTCGGCGCTGGAGCCGGAAGTCATTGCTCTGTGGCGGCTCAATGGGGGTATTGAGTGGGCCATCCTGCTGTCCGTGACGTTCGTCATCATCACGGTGGGCAGCATCATGCTGTCTTTGGGACTGTGGTTCTGGGCGTTGCTGGCGGCCTGGGTGCTGGCACTGGTTGTGGCGGTGGTTCAGACCATCTGGTATCCGCCGCTGGCCTATCGCTATTCCGCCTACCGCATCACTGACCGCGTCATTGAAGTCCGGCATGGGGTGTGGTTTCGGGAGAGCCGTCTGATACCGCTGTCGCGCATCCAGCATATTGACCTGCGGCAGGGACTTTTTGAGCGGTCGTACGGCCTGGCAACCCTTGTCTTCCACACCGCCGGCATGCACGAGTCGAGTACGCCCCTGCCGGGCCTGGCTGCCGGCAAAGCCGCTGCCCTGCGCGACCAGCTCATCGGACAGCTTCACCACCGGCCGCTGCCGGCTTCCGTGACGCCACCTGATGCCCCGGAAACGACCAACGGAGACGCCACACTGTGA
- a CDS encoding protein kinase domain-containing protein — translation MPRLHRIWLLGLWCVLAGFAGGIRADPRPVTDVSDGPPVRPLTRLFTGKDGLPQVSAMSLATDREGYLWVATQDGAARFDGRTWKTFAMPNRQRSNFLRVCLPTGDGRLWFGRQDGGLACRLPDATWENADETTGLPAGRVNCLLERTEGELWIGTERGLAVWRAATRHIEVLPGPLSGERVLCLAKTPDGSVWVGTPKGLVRHDGHTWETITAGPTGSVSAGYVDGTGALWVGGSEGQLWRRENRTWRRWPLPIRSRITTLTETTPPQGARRLWVGTDGDGLLYLLPDNPPDLQAVRAFDAAYGLPNVSVWSLLALPSATPGQHVGLWVGTDGGLLQVSFTGWATLDNIPTLAGASVYGMCAVRRPDGGTNYWFGTRGNGLVGYADGRWQQLTVADGLSTNTVFSVHETFAAQTGRSLWIGTQAGLFRRPAGGRVAPVRAVPKLERASVRGFLESDDGLWIVTAGAGLLRFEAERWTVFDTASGLPTDNLHAVCESVSPAGEKSLWVGMENGGLARLVNGQWQVWQAPVLPNNTVMTVQVMDFSDGRQFLFAGTEGGGLVTAELDGTPLHFQVWSETTTPGFPNDTVYQVRFDAQRRAYALTNKGVARLTYRGNGNFTIETFDTEDGLPSGEFNGGASMVDPLGRIWGGTPNGVAVFNPAAEALALPPQPPRLQAATADANPQSFADGLTLPARVRSLVFEISAPTFIAVSRLRYRTHLEGFDEQPTDWGSESRRTFTNLRPGEYVFTAWVRDGYGRESQPTRIRFRIATPWWLTWWAWVGYVGCGFGVVYAGVRWRLRALERQNAELEAKVAERTAALAAAKAEVEAQNQALAAAKTEVERKNAALDEKVAALEASQRRADRIFSALAEALPGTVLDGKYRLGRKLGAGGYGVVFVGEHLGLQRGVAVKVFKPVAGNDSAEALERFRREGLLAAQIRDRHVVEVVDAGVSGEGMAYLVMELLEGYAVREEMRGGGMGVERALRVCGAVCRGLAAAHAVGVVHRDVKPENVYVDWSSGEEVVKVVDFGIATVLERGGVGGLETLTGTGAVVGTPAYVAPERVVGGEYDGRADVYAVGVMLYEMVCRVLPFGGRGESGIRVLLAHVHEVPERPGVLVAGLDEEVSGYMLRLLAKDAGERPAAAEAAVELERLADKVAGGADTVQSAPLGRSAALSDTMREMVGGRVVSDEAPTLAAATSPGLQPEATLTEAPGSVTAPAEGEDTADTTGQPQ, via the coding sequence ATGCCACGGCTGCACCGGATTTGGCTACTCGGTCTGTGGTGCGTGCTGGCCGGGTTTGCCGGGGGGATAAGAGCTGACCCACGTCCTGTAACAGACGTTTCGGACGGGCCGCCGGTACGTCCGTTGACGCGCCTCTTCACCGGGAAAGACGGACTACCCCAGGTTTCCGCCATGAGCCTGGCGACTGACCGGGAAGGGTATCTCTGGGTGGCGACCCAGGATGGTGCCGCCCGGTTCGACGGACGCACCTGGAAAACCTTTGCCATGCCCAACCGCCAGCGGTCGAACTTCCTGCGGGTGTGCCTGCCCACTGGCGACGGACGCCTGTGGTTCGGACGCCAGGATGGCGGACTCGCCTGCCGCCTGCCCGATGCCACTTGGGAAAACGCGGATGAAACCACCGGGCTTCCGGCCGGTCGGGTCAATTGTCTGCTGGAGCGGACGGAAGGTGAACTCTGGATTGGCACGGAACGCGGGCTGGCCGTCTGGCGGGCAGCGACACGGCACATCGAAGTCCTGCCGGGTCCGCTTTCCGGCGAGAGGGTGCTCTGCCTGGCCAAAACTCCCGACGGCAGCGTGTGGGTTGGCACACCGAAGGGACTGGTTCGGCATGACGGACACACCTGGGAAACCATAACCGCTGGCCCAACCGGAAGTGTCTCGGCAGGTTACGTGGACGGGACAGGGGCGCTCTGGGTGGGGGGCAGCGAGGGACAGCTCTGGCGCCGGGAAAACCGTACCTGGCGGCGCTGGCCGCTGCCGATCCGCAGCCGCATCACGACACTGACCGAAACGACGCCGCCCCAGGGGGCACGCCGCCTGTGGGTTGGAACGGATGGTGACGGCTTGCTGTACCTGCTCCCGGACAATCCGCCTGACCTTCAGGCTGTACGGGCGTTCGATGCGGCGTATGGGCTGCCCAACGTCAGTGTCTGGAGCCTGCTCGCCCTGCCGTCCGCCACTCCGGGGCAGCACGTCGGGCTGTGGGTCGGCACGGATGGCGGCCTGCTCCAGGTTTCATTTACCGGCTGGGCCACACTCGACAACATCCCCACCCTCGCCGGTGCGAGTGTCTATGGGATGTGCGCCGTGCGGCGTCCCGATGGCGGAACCAACTACTGGTTCGGGACACGCGGCAACGGACTGGTTGGCTACGCGGATGGGCGCTGGCAGCAGCTCACCGTGGCCGACGGCCTTTCGACCAACACGGTGTTCAGTGTGCATGAAACCTTTGCGGCGCAGACCGGTCGTTCCCTGTGGATTGGAACGCAGGCCGGACTGTTCCGCCGACCGGCCGGGGGGCGGGTCGCGCCGGTGCGTGCCGTGCCCAAACTCGAACGGGCAAGTGTGCGCGGCTTTCTCGAATCGGATGACGGTCTATGGATTGTCACGGCCGGCGCCGGTCTGCTGCGCTTCGAGGCGGAGCGGTGGACGGTTTTCGACACCGCCAGCGGTCTGCCGACCGACAACCTGCACGCCGTTTGTGAAAGTGTGTCGCCCGCCGGCGAAAAAAGTCTCTGGGTGGGAATGGAAAACGGCGGACTGGCGCGGCTGGTCAACGGGCAATGGCAGGTGTGGCAGGCGCCGGTGCTGCCCAATAACACGGTCATGACCGTCCAGGTCATGGACTTTTCCGACGGACGGCAGTTTCTGTTTGCCGGGACGGAGGGCGGCGGCCTCGTTACGGCAGAACTCGATGGTACGCCACTTCACTTTCAGGTGTGGTCAGAGACGACGACGCCCGGCTTTCCCAACGACACGGTCTATCAGGTGCGCTTCGATGCGCAACGGCGCGCCTATGCACTGACCAACAAGGGCGTGGCGCGACTGACCTACCGGGGAAATGGCAACTTCACCATCGAAACCTTTGACACCGAAGACGGTTTGCCCAGCGGAGAGTTCAACGGCGGCGCTTCGATGGTGGACCCGCTGGGGCGCATCTGGGGTGGAACCCCCAACGGCGTGGCGGTATTCAATCCGGCGGCGGAGGCGCTGGCGTTGCCACCCCAACCGCCGAGGCTTCAGGCCGCAACCGCCGATGCCAATCCCCAAAGCTTTGCCGACGGACTGACGCTGCCCGCTCGTGTGCGCAGTCTGGTTTTTGAAATCTCAGCCCCGACGTTTATCGCCGTCTCGCGCCTGCGCTACCGAACCCATCTTGAAGGCTTCGATGAACAGCCAACTGACTGGGGTTCCGAGTCCCGGCGCACCTTCACCAATCTCCGGCCCGGCGAGTACGTCTTCACCGCCTGGGTACGTGACGGATACGGACGCGAGAGCCAGCCCACCCGGATACGTTTTCGGATTGCCACGCCGTGGTGGCTGACGTGGTGGGCGTGGGTGGGGTACGTGGGCTGCGGGTTCGGAGTGGTCTATGCCGGGGTGCGGTGGCGGCTGCGGGCGCTGGAGCGGCAGAACGCGGAACTGGAAGCGAAGGTGGCCGAGCGGACGGCGGCGCTGGCCGCCGCCAAGGCGGAGGTGGAGGCGCAGAATCAGGCGCTGGCGGCGGCCAAGACCGAAGTGGAGCGGAAGAACGCGGCGCTGGACGAGAAGGTGGCGGCGCTGGAGGCGAGCCAGCGGCGTGCCGACCGGATATTTTCGGCATTGGCGGAGGCGTTGCCGGGGACGGTGCTGGACGGGAAGTACCGGTTGGGGCGGAAGCTTGGGGCAGGCGGGTACGGGGTGGTGTTTGTGGGGGAGCATCTTGGGTTGCAGCGCGGGGTGGCGGTGAAGGTGTTCAAGCCGGTGGCTGGGAATGACAGTGCGGAGGCTTTGGAGCGGTTTCGGCGGGAGGGGTTGCTGGCGGCGCAGATACGGGATCGGCACGTGGTGGAGGTGGTGGATGCCGGGGTGTCCGGGGAGGGGATGGCGTATCTGGTGATGGAGTTGCTGGAGGGGTATGCGGTGCGGGAGGAAATGCGTGGTGGTGGGATGGGGGTGGAGCGGGCGTTGCGGGTGTGCGGGGCGGTGTGTCGTGGGTTGGCGGCGGCACACGCGGTGGGAGTGGTGCATCGGGATGTGAAGCCGGAGAACGTGTATGTGGACTGGTCGAGCGGGGAGGAGGTGGTGAAGGTGGTGGATTTTGGGATAGCGACGGTGCTGGAGCGTGGAGGCGTGGGAGGATTGGAGACATTGACGGGGACGGGGGCGGTGGTGGGGACGCCAGCGTATGTTGCGCCAGAGCGGGTGGTAGGGGGTGAGTATGACGGGCGGGCGGATGTGTATGCGGTTGGGGTGATGCTGTACGAGATGGTGTGTAGGGTGTTGCCGTTTGGGGGGCGTGGGGAGAGTGGGATACGGGTGTTGCTGGCGCACGTGCATGAAGTGCCGGAGCGTCCTGGGGTGTTGGTGGCGGGGCTGGACGAGGAGGTGAGCGGGTATATGCTGCGGCTGCTGGCGAAGGATGCTGGGGAGCGTCCGGCGGCGGCGGAGGCGGCGGTGGAGTTGGAACGTCTGGCCGACAAGGTGGCGGGCGGGGCAGATACAGTCCAGTCCGCGCCCTTGGGACGGTCAGCCGCGTTGTCGGACACGATGCGGGAGATGGTAGGTGGGAGGGTGGTGTCCGATGAGGCACCGACGTTGGCGGCTGCCACGTCGCCGGGGTTGCAGCCGGAGGCGACGCTGACCGAGGCGCCGGGGTCGGTGACTGCCCCGGCAGAGGGTGAGGACACCGCCGACACGACAGGTCAGCCACAATGA
- a CDS encoding protein kinase domain-containing protein produces MTERESPPMEMTDDQPDPLLGMTVDGKYRIERVLGVGGMATVYAAVRLQIGDTAAIKVLSPESKSVPLAVARFQREVRAAARIKHPNVVSIYDFGTLPDGRAYMVMEYITGESLREELKRAGRLSPERAVAIMTSVCAAIHAAHQEGILHRDLKPENIMLARMRDGSEVVKVVDFGVAELHEQAATSAMTKLTEYGLMVGTPHYMSPEQCRSEPLDVRSDVYSLGIILYELLTGSVPFNARTVSAVIIQQATEAPRRPRDLNPELSWALEHVVLRALEKDPARRPQTAAELAQDLQLSLTNVRATGSFGFSAPPARDTTGSLPPVTFGSTSEHLTPRSLVVRRSGTLRYDSLTGIRNLTFLKQEVESLVAARRTASLLLVGVDGMKAVNDRFGYTVGDSLLRELAHWLREHVGELGIVARLGGDEFAILLPGNTAADAIVFADRMKQRLAEQRFLRAEVTGGLPVQVTIAVVVSPDDAVTGVGLLDVGGQALAAAKRQVPGGIYRQGLDESTLRAHPNFNAFVGRERELQRLREMFDRTVAGRGQPVLVLGPTGIGKTRLLQEFRRQLAGQEVTFLTMPFYEAGQGTPYKSFYDSLRGSLQLLLEANEPPVVQQILGPLAERVSLEFATEDGFLHFCDSVQSENQHERYLAFDYLVALYAALAHQQVTVLFVDDAHFADELSLDLLAYLARSTVGQRLMLVLTARTEVLTEQHPLRNWMRAVNQSVGYQSLTLEPLSLEESTALLHTTFPNLKVASSTVARLHAETRGNPFFLAEILRHLVQTQHIVRQEDSWVFPPLTDVSLPPSVVEVVEASFSRLSPTALELLSQAAVIGMDFTFDLLVEVTERPEREVLAAVEEGLAQGIITELTEAEEDSYRFRHGTVQKVLYNRLNRRRRRTTHAAVGYALEKATTVTGRSSRLAGELAFHFYHAAEYLPTLRYAALAGTHAWRSWAIDEALKFYGWAEEAERRLNILVDVIFDEKQASFDNVPVEQLRLIADFNLNYGQMLIHIGRLDEAEKKLQLAQTLARPSQDEHLRGKTLAALGELCEARSEYSSALLYCHQSLEILRRKGDKRAEARTMAMIGTLYDRLGQLARAADAQEKALALARAIRDRQIEAIALREGSFVRARQGLFATAVALAKEGIAAVERLSDPLALSIATSILGFALRSQGDYETAIGHFQRARQLTQELNRPRSECIELINIAECHIGLGESSLALEKAQTALDIALRIGNRQLEGLATLTIGRAYRQREELGAAVVCFQSALKLLSSISDRAAECDALLALADWHCLDRHPIEALELMHQALAVLPDETARPWQWRIAVMLARCHRLLRQVDVARTDLEKARAIIEALRSNLDPSVPPDRFARVTRAFDEEWAEVYGQ; encoded by the coding sequence ATGACCGAACGCGAGTCGCCGCCGATGGAAATGACCGATGACCAGCCCGACCCGCTGCTGGGGATGACGGTGGACGGCAAGTACCGCATCGAACGGGTGCTTGGCGTGGGCGGGATGGCCACGGTGTATGCGGCCGTGCGGCTGCAAATTGGCGACACGGCTGCCATCAAGGTGCTTTCACCGGAGTCAAAATCCGTTCCGCTGGCGGTCGCCCGTTTCCAGCGTGAAGTGCGCGCTGCGGCCCGGATCAAACATCCCAACGTCGTGTCCATCTATGACTTCGGGACGCTGCCCGATGGCCGCGCCTACATGGTCATGGAGTACATCACCGGGGAGTCCCTGCGGGAAGAACTCAAGCGGGCGGGGCGTCTGTCTCCCGAACGCGCCGTGGCCATTATGACCAGCGTGTGCGCCGCCATTCATGCTGCCCATCAGGAAGGGATTCTGCACCGCGATCTCAAGCCGGAAAACATCATGCTGGCGCGCATGCGGGATGGGAGCGAAGTCGTCAAAGTGGTGGATTTCGGCGTCGCCGAGCTGCATGAGCAGGCGGCTACGTCAGCCATGACAAAGCTGACCGAATACGGGCTGATGGTGGGGACACCCCACTACATGTCGCCGGAGCAATGCCGGAGCGAGCCGCTCGATGTGCGGTCGGATGTGTACAGCCTGGGCATCATTCTCTACGAACTGCTGACCGGCAGTGTACCGTTCAATGCCCGGACGGTTTCAGCCGTCATCATCCAGCAGGCGACGGAAGCACCGCGCCGTCCGCGCGATTTGAACCCGGAGCTGAGTTGGGCGCTGGAGCATGTCGTGCTGCGGGCGCTGGAGAAAGACCCGGCGCGTCGGCCGCAGACGGCAGCCGAACTGGCCCAGGACCTGCAGTTGTCGCTGACCAATGTGAGGGCCACGGGGTCGTTCGGTTTTTCCGCCCCACCGGCCCGTGATACGACCGGTTCACTGCCGCCGGTGACGTTCGGGAGCACTTCCGAGCACCTCACGCCGCGCTCCCTGGTGGTACGCCGGTCGGGAACACTCCGCTACGACAGCCTGACCGGGATTCGGAACCTGACCTTTCTCAAGCAGGAGGTGGAAAGTCTCGTTGCCGCCCGCCGGACGGCTTCGCTGCTGCTGGTGGGGGTGGATGGCATGAAGGCCGTCAACGACCGCTTCGGCTACACCGTGGGGGACAGCCTGTTGCGGGAACTGGCCCACTGGCTGCGTGAGCACGTGGGTGAACTGGGCATTGTGGCGCGGCTGGGCGGGGATGAGTTTGCCATCCTTCTGCCTGGCAACACGGCGGCCGACGCCATCGTGTTTGCCGACCGGATGAAGCAACGCCTGGCTGAGCAACGGTTCCTGCGGGCTGAAGTGACCGGGGGACTGCCGGTGCAGGTGACGATTGCCGTGGTGGTGTCGCCGGATGATGCGGTCACTGGTGTTGGCCTGCTCGATGTGGGTGGGCAGGCACTGGCAGCGGCGAAGCGGCAGGTGCCGGGGGGCATTTACCGGCAGGGGCTGGATGAATCCACCCTGCGCGCCCACCCGAACTTCAACGCCTTTGTCGGTCGGGAACGGGAACTGCAACGGCTGCGGGAAATGTTTGACCGGACGGTGGCCGGGCGCGGACAGCCGGTGCTGGTGCTTGGCCCAACGGGAATCGGCAAAACCCGTCTGCTCCAGGAATTTCGCCGCCAACTCGCCGGTCAGGAAGTCACCTTTCTGACCATGCCCTTCTACGAGGCTGGTCAGGGGACGCCGTACAAGTCCTTCTACGACAGCCTGCGGGGAAGCTTGCAGTTGCTGCTTGAAGCCAATGAGCCGCCGGTCGTCCAGCAGATTCTCGGTCCGCTGGCCGAGCGGGTGTCGCTGGAGTTTGCCACCGAGGACGGGTTTCTGCACTTCTGCGATTCCGTACAGTCGGAAAACCAGCACGAGCGCTATCTGGCCTTTGACTATCTGGTGGCGCTGTACGCGGCGCTGGCGCACCAGCAGGTCACGGTGCTGTTTGTGGATGACGCGCATTTTGCTGATGAGCTGAGCCTGGATTTGCTGGCGTATCTGGCGCGCTCAACCGTTGGGCAACGACTGATGCTGGTGCTCACGGCGCGGACGGAAGTGCTGACCGAGCAGCATCCCCTGCGCAACTGGATGCGGGCTGTCAATCAGTCGGTTGGGTATCAGTCCCTGACGCTCGAACCGTTGTCTCTGGAGGAGTCCACGGCGCTGCTCCACACGACGTTTCCCAATCTGAAGGTTGCCAGCAGCACTGTGGCCCGTCTGCATGCGGAGACCCGTGGCAATCCGTTCTTTCTGGCCGAGATCCTGCGCCACCTCGTGCAGACCCAGCATATTGTGCGTCAGGAAGACAGTTGGGTGTTTCCGCCACTGACGGATGTCTCCCTGCCGCCGTCGGTCGTAGAGGTCGTTGAGGCTTCCTTTTCGCGTCTTTCTCCGACGGCTCTGGAGTTGTTGTCCCAGGCAGCGGTCATTGGCATGGACTTTACCTTTGACCTGCTCGTGGAAGTGACCGAGCGCCCGGAACGGGAAGTTCTGGCGGCGGTCGAGGAGGGCCTGGCGCAGGGCATCATCACCGAGTTGACCGAAGCCGAGGAAGACAGTTACCGCTTTCGCCACGGAACGGTGCAGAAGGTGCTTTACAACCGGCTCAACCGGCGGCGGCGGCGCACAACGCATGCCGCGGTGGGATATGCGCTTGAAAAGGCGACGACCGTGACCGGGCGCAGCAGCCGCCTGGCGGGTGAACTGGCCTTTCACTTCTACCACGCGGCGGAGTATCTCCCCACCCTGCGCTATGCCGCCCTGGCCGGAACTCATGCCTGGCGGAGCTGGGCCATTGATGAGGCCCTTAAGTTTTACGGCTGGGCCGAAGAAGCCGAGCGCCGGTTGAACATCCTGGTGGATGTCATCTTTGATGAGAAGCAGGCATCATTCGACAACGTGCCCGTAGAGCAACTGCGGCTCATTGCCGACTTCAACCTCAACTACGGGCAGATGCTCATTCACATCGGCCGGCTGGATGAGGCTGAAAAAAAGCTCCAGCTTGCCCAGACCCTGGCGCGTCCTTCCCAGGACGAGCACCTGCGGGGCAAGACGCTGGCGGCGCTTGGTGAACTGTGCGAGGCCCGGAGCGAGTACTCCTCGGCGCTGCTCTACTGCCACCAGTCCCTTGAAATCCTGCGGCGCAAGGGCGACAAACGCGCCGAAGCCCGAACGATGGCAATGATTGGTACACTGTACGACCGGCTGGGGCAGTTGGCGCGTGCGGCTGATGCGCAGGAAAAAGCTCTGGCGCTGGCGCGCGCCATCCGGGACCGCCAGATTGAAGCCATTGCCCTGCGGGAAGGGAGCTTCGTCCGCGCCCGGCAGGGATTGTTTGCCACGGCGGTGGCGCTGGCCAAAGAAGGCATTGCCGCTGTGGAGCGGCTGTCTGACCCGCTGGCCCTCTCGATTGCCACCAGCATCCTTGGTTTTGCCCTGCGCTCCCAGGGCGACTACGAAACCGCCATAGGGCATTTTCAACGGGCGCGCCAGCTTACCCAGGAACTGAATCGGCCCCGCAGTGAGTGCATTGAACTCATTAACATCGCGGAATGCCACATCGGGTTGGGAGAATCCTCCCTGGCGCTCGAAAAGGCCCAGACGGCGCTGGATATTGCCCTCAGGATTGGCAACCGTCAGCTTGAAGGGCTGGCAACGCTGACCATTGGCCGCGCCTATCGCCAGCGGGAGGAACTCGGTGCAGCCGTGGTGTGCTTCCAATCAGCCCTGAAGCTGCTTTCATCCATCAGTGACCGGGCGGCCGAGTGTGATGCGCTGCTGGCGCTGGCCGATTGGCACTGTCTGGACCGGCATCCGATTGAAGCTCTCGAACTGATGCACCAGGCACTGGCGGTACTGCCGGATGAAACCGCCCGGCCGTGGCAGTGGCGGATTGCGGTGATGTTGGCCCGTTGCCACCGGCTGTTGCGGCAGGTGGATGTTGCCCGGACTGATCTTGAGAAAGCGCGCGCCATCATCGAGGCCCTGCGGAGCAATCTTGATCCAAGTGTGCCTCCCGACCGCTTTGCGCGGGTAACACGGGCCTTTGACGAGGAATGGGCGGAAGTGTACGGCCAGTGA
- a CDS encoding quinone oxidoreductase family protein: protein MPTRQAIIVEAFGGPDVLHLITEETPALEPGLIRVAIEAIGVNRADILLRTGAYHGAQPPARPGLEAAGVVVESRAARLPVGSRVVIFGHRKGLYVTEAVVHEDEVALLPEVVTTTTAAALPVNWLTAWYCLHRLIRLRPDDTLLIPAAASGVGTAAIQIARHVGATVIAAASSAEKLAFAARLGANILVNYAEINLLEALRDITENKGVTAFLDTVGGQTFADGLKALAPFGRVAALANVTLEPSLINVRDFYPKNAHIYGFQLGNLMAAGRYPEARTDLEAILAQVANGTFQVPIAATFPLAAAAAAHKQLESRTVMGKLLLVTERY from the coding sequence ATGCCCACACGGCAAGCCATCATCGTTGAAGCTTTTGGCGGCCCTGATGTCCTCCACCTGATTACGGAAGAAACCCCAGCCCTTGAACCCGGTTTGATCCGTGTGGCGATTGAGGCCATTGGCGTCAATCGGGCTGACATCCTGCTCCGCACCGGAGCTTACCATGGTGCGCAGCCTCCGGCGCGGCCGGGACTCGAAGCGGCTGGCGTGGTGGTGGAGTCACGTGCCGCCCGGCTACCGGTTGGCAGTCGGGTTGTCATTTTTGGCCACCGGAAGGGTCTCTATGTGACGGAAGCCGTCGTGCACGAGGATGAAGTCGCTTTGCTTCCCGAAGTGGTCACCACGACGACGGCCGCGGCGCTGCCCGTCAACTGGCTCACGGCGTGGTATTGCCTGCACCGCCTCATCCGGCTGCGCCCGGATGACACGCTGCTCATTCCGGCTGCCGCCAGTGGCGTCGGGACAGCCGCTATCCAGATCGCGCGCCACGTCGGGGCGACGGTCATTGCGGCCGCAAGCAGCGCGGAAAAACTGGCCTTTGCCGCCCGTCTCGGCGCGAACATTCTGGTCAACTACGCCGAAATCAACCTCCTTGAAGCCCTCCGGGACATCACTGAAAACAAGGGCGTGACGGCCTTTCTCGATACGGTCGGCGGGCAGACTTTTGCCGATGGACTCAAGGCGTTGGCTCCCTTTGGACGAGTGGCCGCACTGGCGAATGTGACACTCGAACCGTCGCTTATCAACGTACGGGATTTCTACCCCAAGAATGCCCACATCTACGGCTTCCAGTTGGGCAACCTCATGGCGGCCGGGCGCTACCCGGAGGCACGAACTGACCTTGAAGCTATTCTGGCGCAGGTTGCCAACGGCACGTTTCAAGTGCCAATTGCGGCTACCTTTCCACTTGCTGCCGCCGCTGCCGCCCACAAACAACTGGAAAGCCGTACTGTCATGGGCAAACTGTTGCTGGTTACGGAGCGGTATTGA